The Callithrix jacchus isolate 240 chromosome X, calJac240_pri, whole genome shotgun sequence genome contains a region encoding:
- the LOC100389781 gene encoding maspardin yields MGEIKVSPDYNWFRGSVPLKKIIVDDDDSKIWSLYDAGPRSIRCPLIFLPPVSGTADVFFRQILALTGWGYRVIALQYPVYWDHLEFCDGFRKLLDHLQLDKVHLFGASLGGFLAQKFAEYTHKSPRVHSLILCNSFSDTSIFNQTWTANSFWLMPAFMLKKIVLGNFSSGPVDPMMADAIDFMVDRLESLGQSELASRLTLNCQNSYVEPHKIRDIPVTIMDVFDQSALSTEAKEEMYKLYPNARRAHLKTGGNFPYLCRSAEVNLYVQIHLLQFHGTKYAAIDPSMVSAEELEVQKGSLGISQEEQ; encoded by the coding sequence ATGGGAGAGATTAAAGTCTCTCCTGATTATAACTGGTTTAGAGGTTCAGTTCCCCTTAAAAAGATTATCGTAGATGATGATGACAGTAAGATATGGTCGCTCTATGATGCGGGTCCCCGAAGTATCAGGTGTCCTCTGATATTCCTGCCTCCTGTCAGTGGAACTGCAGATGTCTTTTTCCGGCAGATTTTGGCTCTGACTGGATGGGGTTACCGGGTTATCGCTTTGCAGTATCCAGTTTATTGGGACCATCTCGAATTCTGTGATGGATTCAGAAAACTTTTAGACCATTTACAATTGGATAAAGTTCATCTTTTTGGCGCTTCTTTGGGAGGCTTTTTGGCCCAGAAATTTGCTGAATACACTCACAAATCTCCGAGAGTCCATTCCCTCATCCTCTGCAATTCCTTCAGTGACACCTCTATCTTCAACCAAACTTGGACTGCAAACAGCTTTTGGCTGATGCCAGCATTTATGCTCAAAAAGATAGTTCTTGGAAACTTTTCATCTGGCCCAGTGGACCCTATGATGGCTGATGCCATTGATTTCATGGTAGACAGGCTAGAAAGTTTGGGTCAGAGTGAACTGGCTTCAAGACTTACCTTGAACTGTCAAAATTCTTATGTGGAACCTCATAAAATTCGGGACATCCCTGTAACCATTATGGACGTGTTTGATCAGAGTGCACTTTCAACTGAAGCTAAAGAAGAAATGTACAAGCTGTATCCTAATGCCCGAAGAGCTCACCTTAAAACAGGAGGCAATTTCCCATACCTGTGCAGAAGTGCAGAGGTGAATCTTTATGTACAGATACATTTGTTGCAATTCCATGGAACCAAATACGCGGCCATTGACCCATCAATGGTCAGTGCGGAGGAGCTTGAGGTGCAGAAAGGCAGCCTCGGCATCAGCCAGGAAGAACAATAG